Genomic DNA from Segatella copri:
ATTACCATGAACAAAATTATCACCTCGATGAGTATTTTCTCGAAACTTTTTGTTAACTTTGCAGCCGAATCTTCAACTGCATCTTTAAAGATATCCATATATTGGTCAAGTCCTGTATTCATATAATTTTGCGTTTGTCGTGATTTGCAAAGTTACTGAAAATCAGCGACTTGACCAACTTTTTATAGTTAAGTTTTCATAAGAATTTCTTAATATAAGTTATTGATTTACAGACGATTAAATATTAATTTAACGCAGTATTGATATAGGAGTTCTGACTGCAAAGATAACTACTTTCTTTCAGAAAAACAGAAGAAAAATCGTTTTTAACAAGAATGTAACATCTGTTTAAATAGCCTGTAACATTTCCTACGTACTTTTGCAGCCGAAAAGAAGGAGAAAATGGATAACTCCCGCAAATAAGGGAAAGAAATATCCCCCACAAAGTAAATAATAACAATAAACATTAAGATAATAATGGGTACAATTTATTTATGTATTGTGATCTTCCTGCTCTGTTTAGCAGTGTTCGATCTCTTCGTAGGAGTCAGCAACGATGCTGTCAACTTCCTGCAATCTGCCATCGGAGCTAAGGTGGCTAAGTTTCGCACGGTGCTGATTATCGCATCCTGCGGTGTAGTTCTCGGAGCCATCATGTCATCGGGAATGATGGATATCGCCCGCCATGGTATCATGAGTCCTGACCACTTTACATTCGAAGAGGTAATGACGCTCTTCCTGGCGGTCATGGTGACTGATGTCATCATCCTGGATGTGTTCAACACCTTAGGTATGCCGACCTCTACTACCGTCTCTCTGGTATTCGAGTTGCTGGGTGGTGCTTTCATCCTCGCTACATTGAAGATGTATGGCGATGACAGCCTCAACTATGGCGTATTGCTCAATAGCAACAAGGCGTTGGAGGTAATTATGGGTATCTTCTCATCTGTCATCATCGCCTTCGTGTTTGGTGCCTTTGTGATGTGGCTTTCCCGTATCATTTTCACCTTCAACTACCGCAAGCACAGCCGCTACAGCATCGCTATCTTCGGCGGTATCGCCTTTACAGCCCTCTCTTACTTCATCTTCATGAAGGGTTTGGGCAAGAGTCCTTACCTGCCTGCTGAGGTGCGCGATTACATCGACCAGAATCTCGGTTTCCTCATCTGCATCACCTTCGTGGTATCTGCTGTTGTAATGGAATTCCTGCACCTCTGCCGTGTCAACATCTTTAAGTTTACGGTACTGATGGGTACTTTCGCCCTGGCTATGGCTTTCGCTGGTAATGACCTGGTAAACTTCATCGGTGTACCTCTGGCTGGTCTCTCTTCTTATCAGGACTATATGGCAAATGCCAACGGTGCAGCGCCAGACCAGTTTATGATGACTTCATTGATGGAGAGTGCCAAGACTACTCCAGGCTTCCTGCTTGCTGCCGGTGCCGTGATGATTATCGCCATGGCGACATCCAAGAAAGCACAGAACGTAATCAAGACTTCTGTTGACTTGAGCCGTCAGGACGAGGGCGATGAGATGTTCGGCAGTTCTTCTGCAGCCCGCGTGATTGTACGCAACTGCCAGGCTACAGATTCTTGGTTGAAGCAGTTTATGCCAAAGGCGCTGATGAACTGGATCAACAGCCGTTTCGACAAGAATGATGTTGAACTCGAGGAGAGTGCTGCTTTCGACGTGGTTCGTGCAGCCGTAAACCTGGTACTTGCTTCTATGCTGATCACCATCGGTACCAACCTGAAGTTGCCTCTCTCTACCACCTACGTTACCTTCATGGTAGCTATGGGTTCTTCACTTGCTGATAGAGCATGGAGCCGTGAAAGTGCCGTATTCCGTGTAACAGGTGTATTGAGTGTAATCGGTGGTTGGTTCATCACAGCCGGTGTAGCTTTCGCAGCCTGCGCCATTGTTTGTATCATCATGCACTTCGGTGGTGTGGGCATCCAGGCTTGCTTCATGGGCTTGGTTATCTACCTGCTCATCCGCAGCAACATCAAGTATAACAAGAAGGCTAAGGAAGAGGGCAAGAGTAGTACCTTCCAGCTGATGATGCGTTCCCGCGACCCAGAGATTGTATGGGATTTGCTTCGCCGTCAGGTTTCACGCACCCAGTCTTACGTCTGCCACTTCGCCCTGAACGAGTTCAACCAGATTATGGATGGTCTTGCTAACGAGAATACCCGCAACCTTCGTCATGCCAACAAGGATCTGAAGAAGGAACAGGATATGCTAAAGAAGTTCCGCCGTCAGGAGATGCTCGGTTTGAAGAAATCGCCTATCGAGATTGCCATCGAGCGCAACACCTGGTTCCATCTGGGTGCCAACAGCAACCAGCAGTTTATCTACTCTCTGCGCCGTATGCTCGACCCAATCAAGGAACATGTTGACAACAACTTCAATCCGCTTCCTGCTGAATACATCAAGGAGTTTGCTCCTGTACGCCAGAAGATCAACGACCTGATGCGCATGAGCTGCGAACTGATTGAAACTGGCAGATATGACAGCTATCGCGAGATACTTGCCGAGGCAGATGCCTGCAAAGACGAGCTTTCAGTTCTCCGCAAGAAGCATATCGACCGCATCCAGCACATGACAGACAATACGCTGATGCAGATTTCTCTGGTTTATCTCAACGTACTGCAGGAGAGTCAGGAATTCCTGAGTGTGATGAGGCATCAGTTAAGAGCTGCAAAGAAGTTTATGGAAAAGTAAATTTTCTCTGACATCTTGTCATGAAACTACTTTTTGGTATATCTGTTGCTTGTTGACAGATGACAGCGGATAACAAGAGTGTTATTTCGCTATCACAATATAATCTGAAAAGGTTAGTTTCTCATAGGTTAAGATTGTTAGGTT
This window encodes:
- a CDS encoding inorganic phosphate transporter, with the translated sequence MGTIYLCIVIFLLCLAVFDLFVGVSNDAVNFLQSAIGAKVAKFRTVLIIASCGVVLGAIMSSGMMDIARHGIMSPDHFTFEEVMTLFLAVMVTDVIILDVFNTLGMPTSTTVSLVFELLGGAFILATLKMYGDDSLNYGVLLNSNKALEVIMGIFSSVIIAFVFGAFVMWLSRIIFTFNYRKHSRYSIAIFGGIAFTALSYFIFMKGLGKSPYLPAEVRDYIDQNLGFLICITFVVSAVVMEFLHLCRVNIFKFTVLMGTFALAMAFAGNDLVNFIGVPLAGLSSYQDYMANANGAAPDQFMMTSLMESAKTTPGFLLAAGAVMIIAMATSKKAQNVIKTSVDLSRQDEGDEMFGSSSAARVIVRNCQATDSWLKQFMPKALMNWINSRFDKNDVELEESAAFDVVRAAVNLVLASMLITIGTNLKLPLSTTYVTFMVAMGSSLADRAWSRESAVFRVTGVLSVIGGWFITAGVAFAACAIVCIIMHFGGVGIQACFMGLVIYLLIRSNIKYNKKAKEEGKSSTFQLMMRSRDPEIVWDLLRRQVSRTQSYVCHFALNEFNQIMDGLANENTRNLRHANKDLKKEQDMLKKFRRQEMLGLKKSPIEIAIERNTWFHLGANSNQQFIYSLRRMLDPIKEHVDNNFNPLPAEYIKEFAPVRQKINDLMRMSCELIETGRYDSYREILAEADACKDELSVLRKKHIDRIQHMTDNTLMQISLVYLNVLQESQEFLSVMRHQLRAAKKFMEK